A part of Limihaloglobus sulfuriphilus genomic DNA contains:
- a CDS encoding NADH:flavin oxidoreductase, with protein MKKLIEKTTLGGVNVANRFVRSATWENMAEYDGSATEKLTGLFVDFAKGGVGMTITGFARITEDDLVAPRMIGMHDDQYIDGYAELTDRVHAAGGRIAVQLAAGSSQTKYRARRRRMTGPSAVEDKMYRVVPEEMSMDDIKALKTAFAQAALRAKKSGFDAVQLHAAHGYMLSKFLNPHYNRRTDRYGGPIKNRARILYELYDEIRGKCGDFPLYIKINSRDFNGDDAEMSFEESLSVCCRLSQLGIDAIEVSGGTAGSPEAQRPIRNARKEADQSYFFNEAAVVAAAVESDVISVGGHRSFEWMQEKLHETEVGFFSMSRPFTCEHDLVNRWQKYPNYKPMCISCNKCWSPHGTSCILNENK; from the coding sequence ATGAAAAAACTTATTGAAAAAACAACTCTGGGCGGTGTCAATGTAGCAAATCGTTTTGTTCGTTCGGCCACGTGGGAAAACATGGCTGAATATGACGGCAGCGCCACTGAAAAATTAACCGGCCTCTTTGTTGATTTTGCAAAGGGGGGCGTAGGTATGACTATAACAGGTTTTGCCCGGATTACAGAAGATGACCTCGTTGCTCCCCGTATGATAGGTATGCACGATGATCAATATATAGACGGTTATGCAGAGCTGACAGACCGTGTTCATGCCGCGGGCGGCAGGATTGCCGTACAGCTGGCAGCCGGCAGTTCTCAGACAAAGTACAGGGCCCGCCGCCGCAGAATGACAGGTCCCTCCGCGGTCGAGGACAAGATGTACCGCGTAGTTCCCGAAGAGATGAGCATGGACGATATAAAAGCCCTTAAAACTGCTTTTGCTCAAGCCGCACTCAGGGCAAAAAAAAGCGGCTTTGACGCCGTCCAGCTCCACGCGGCTCACGGCTATATGCTGAGCAAGTTTCTAAACCCCCATTACAACCGCAGAACCGACCGCTACGGCGGCCCGATAAAGAACCGCGCCAGGATACTTTACGAACTTTATGATGAAATACGCGGAAAATGCGGGGATTTCCCCTTATATATTAAGATTAACAGTCGGGACTTTAACGGTGATGATGCCGAAATGTCATTTGAGGAATCGCTTTCTGTCTGCTGCCGGCTTTCTCAGCTGGGAATAGACGCTATTGAAGTCAGCGGCGGCACAGCGGGCTCGCCCGAGGCGCAAAGGCCGATACGCAATGCCCGCAAAGAGGCTGACCAGTCCTATTTTTTCAATGAAGCAGCGGTTGTTGCCGCGGCAGTGGAGAGTGATGTTATATCTGTCGGCGGCCATCGTTCCTTTGAGTGGATGCAGGAAAAACTCCACGAAACAGAGGTGGGCTTTTTCTCAATGAGCAGGCCGTTTACATGTGAGCATGACCTGGTAAACCGCTGGCAGAAGTACCCAAACTACAAACCCATGTGTATCAGCTGTAATAAGTGCTGGTCGCC
- a CDS encoding YebC/PmpR family DNA-binding transcriptional regulator has protein sequence MAGHSHWAGIKHKKAANDAKRGRAWSKIAKLIMVAAKNGGGDPSSNLPLRYAIDKGKAANMPKDTIEKAIKKGTGELGGVSYEEIIYEGYAPGGIAVMVETLTDNRNRTGPEVKKLFERRGGSMGTSGCVSYMFSSKGVITVSAESVDEDELMDTALGAGAEDMQNLGEVYEITCAPSEFDGLKNAITESGIEPLSAELAMVPQNTIKVSDVSAAEKILNLVEDFEDHDDVQNVYSNFDIPDEILEKLNN, from the coding sequence ATGGCAGGTCATTCACATTGGGCTGGTATAAAACACAAAAAAGCCGCAAATGATGCAAAACGAGGAAGAGCCTGGAGCAAGATAGCAAAGCTGATCATGGTTGCTGCTAAAAACGGCGGCGGCGATCCGTCTTCAAATCTCCCGCTTCGTTATGCTATCGACAAGGGCAAAGCCGCGAATATGCCCAAAGATACTATCGAAAAAGCGATAAAAAAGGGCACCGGCGAACTTGGCGGCGTCAGCTATGAAGAGATTATCTACGAGGGTTACGCCCCCGGCGGAATAGCTGTTATGGTTGAAACTCTGACCGATAATAGAAACCGCACCGGTCCGGAAGTCAAGAAATTGTTCGAACGCCGCGGCGGCTCTATGGGCACCAGCGGCTGCGTTAGTTATATGTTCAGCAGCAAGGGTGTTATCACCGTTTCCGCAGAGTCTGTGGACGAAGATGAGCTTATGGATACTGCTCTTGGAGCAGGAGCCGAGGATATGCAGAATCTGGGTGAAGTGTATGAAATCACCTGCGCACCTTCAGAGTTTGACGGGCTGAAAAATGCCATTACTGAATCAGGTATAGAGCCCTTGTCCGCAGAGTTGGCAATGGTTCCCCAGAACACCATCAAGGTTTCAGATGTATCCGCGGCGGAGAAGATACTTAATCTCGTCGAGGACTTTGAAGACCATGATGATGTTCAAAATGTGTATTCAAACTTCGATATTCCGGATGAAATCCTTGAAAAGCTGAATAACTAA
- the rbfA gene encoding 30S ribosome-binding factor RbfA → MLENRRKLRMARIIKEVVSDAIQNHLSDPRIQGFVSVTEVELTPDLRNASVHLSFIPEDTAEITLRAIKHARGHIQTLLAHELNIRFCPIISFHEDLKYKKAGETLKIIEKIADELHKKDAEQNIQDQDTEDIK, encoded by the coding sequence ATGCTTGAAAACCGGCGAAAACTTCGTATGGCAAGAATCATAAAAGAAGTGGTCAGCGATGCGATTCAAAATCATCTCAGTGACCCGCGAATCCAGGGCTTTGTCAGTGTAACCGAGGTTGAATTGACTCCTGACCTGCGTAACGCGTCGGTTCATCTGAGTTTTATACCCGAGGATACCGCGGAAATTACTCTGCGTGCGATAAAACATGCCCGCGGCCACATTCAGACTTTGCTTGCCCATGAGCTTAATATCCGTTTTTGTCCGATAATAAGTTTTCATGAAGATCTAAAATATAAAAAGGCCGGCGAAACTCTTAAAATAATTGAAAAGATAGCTGATGAGCTGCATAAAAAAGACGCCGAGCAGAATATCCAAGACCAGGATACAGAAGACATAAAATAG
- the infB gene encoding translation initiation factor IF-2 translates to MAKTQYRVHILAKQLGVKSKSIVEKCQAEGLDVKNHMSTLTAGQAASIREWFSEGEHTHVVETTDRVDLKEVRVVPQKSETEPSGQAGTAQEAAPAGVQGSEQAGLEPKEAQPSAAAEPRETEAKEAGQETQVKEETEKAEPEAGEEPEKTDDDTAEEKPKEPEQAEAFRVNIPQKIDKPAAPVMVEVPKPVNVKPAGPQLSVPKPAKLSGPKVVRVEKPVEDTRSRPRKPRQPRSVPDFAAPPTEKLMDALKDKKGKKGKKSSSGRSDDDKHSKKYRMRDIEERRARLAAARGETLRLRPSRKIGGGEKKKSESARKVERPDKVAVSEPITVKSLSASLSVKITDIIKELMKQGIMATANQAISTDVAELVALEFGVELVVEVKKTVEEDIETEFKERERKNIQSRHPVVTMLGHVDHGKTSLLDKIRSASVAAGEAGGITQHTGAHQVNYKGHKLTFLDTPGHAAFTAMRARGANMTDIVILVCAADDGVMPQTKEAINHAQAAEVPIIVALNKIDLPGVDVNKIYGQLAENGLVPSEWGGDTEVVKTSAETGEGIDELIEAIELIAELHELKADTKIPAMGWVVESKMTQDRGVVATLLIKEGTLKKGDVILAGIGYGRLRTMRDSSGKVIKKAGPSIPVEVTGLSDVPSAGDKFYCLNDQSRAKDAAEQLKQLEREKTLSRRTNITLDNLFSQIEAGNVKELNLIIRADVQGSVDVLIKYLSELNTDEVKIKIIHAGVGGVTEGDVVLAEASGAIIIGFNVVPENQVKNIAEERGVDIRLYNVIYRITEELKDAMAGMLEPDEKENILGRLTVRDTFRVPNAGTIAGCYVNEGLVRRNSQIRLIRNNVVVKDNCKIDSLKHFKDDVREVKSGYECGINISGFDDIKVDDQFEAYEIIKVARTL, encoded by the coding sequence TTGGCTAAAACGCAATACAGAGTTCACATTCTTGCAAAACAATTAGGCGTAAAGAGTAAATCTATCGTCGAAAAATGCCAGGCAGAGGGCCTGGACGTGAAGAACCATATGTCAACATTGACCGCTGGTCAGGCGGCATCAATACGCGAATGGTTCAGCGAGGGTGAGCACACTCATGTAGTAGAAACGACAGACCGGGTAGATCTCAAAGAGGTACGCGTTGTTCCCCAGAAATCAGAGACTGAGCCCTCTGGCCAGGCCGGCACAGCCCAAGAGGCAGCTCCCGCCGGTGTGCAGGGATCAGAGCAGGCCGGATTAGAGCCTAAAGAAGCCCAACCCTCTGCCGCCGCCGAGCCCAGGGAAACTGAGGCAAAAGAAGCCGGTCAAGAGACGCAGGTTAAAGAAGAAACTGAAAAAGCAGAACCTGAGGCCGGAGAAGAACCTGAAAAAACAGATGACGACACAGCAGAAGAAAAGCCCAAAGAACCTGAGCAGGCAGAGGCCTTCAGGGTCAATATACCGCAGAAGATAGACAAGCCGGCTGCACCGGTTATGGTAGAAGTTCCCAAACCGGTCAATGTCAAACCGGCAGGTCCCCAGCTTTCTGTGCCTAAACCGGCAAAACTGAGCGGGCCAAAGGTTGTCAGGGTTGAAAAGCCGGTAGAAGACACCCGCAGCCGCCCCCGTAAACCGCGTCAGCCGAGAAGTGTTCCTGATTTCGCGGCACCGCCCACGGAAAAACTGATGGATGCGTTGAAGGATAAAAAGGGTAAAAAAGGCAAAAAGTCATCTTCCGGCCGCAGTGATGATGATAAACACTCTAAAAAATATCGGATGCGTGATATTGAAGAAAGGCGTGCCCGCCTTGCCGCGGCTCGGGGCGAGACACTCCGTTTGCGGCCTTCAAGAAAGATTGGCGGCGGCGAGAAGAAGAAATCAGAGTCTGCCAGAAAGGTTGAACGTCCCGACAAGGTTGCTGTTTCAGAGCCTATAACCGTAAAATCACTTTCGGCGTCTCTTTCAGTCAAGATCACGGATATAATCAAAGAGCTCATGAAGCAGGGAATAATGGCGACGGCTAACCAGGCTATATCTACTGATGTTGCAGAGCTTGTGGCTCTGGAATTTGGTGTTGAGCTTGTCGTAGAAGTGAAAAAGACAGTCGAAGAAGACATTGAAACCGAGTTCAAAGAGCGTGAGCGTAAAAATATTCAAAGCCGCCATCCGGTGGTAACCATGCTCGGTCATGTTGACCACGGCAAGACCTCACTGCTTGACAAGATACGTTCAGCAAGTGTTGCCGCGGGAGAGGCCGGCGGTATTACTCAGCATACCGGCGCGCATCAGGTAAATTACAAAGGACATAAGTTAACATTCCTCGATACGCCCGGCCACGCAGCTTTCACGGCCATGCGTGCCCGCGGTGCTAACATGACAGATATCGTAATACTTGTATGTGCGGCAGACGACGGTGTGATGCCTCAGACAAAAGAAGCGATAAATCACGCCCAGGCGGCAGAAGTGCCTATAATTGTGGCACTTAACAAAATTGATTTACCCGGTGTTGATGTTAATAAGATATACGGCCAGCTCGCGGAAAACGGTCTTGTGCCGAGTGAATGGGGCGGCGATACCGAGGTTGTCAAAACCAGTGCGGAAACAGGTGAAGGAATCGATGAGCTCATCGAGGCAATAGAGCTGATTGCTGAGCTTCATGAGTTGAAGGCCGACACAAAGATCCCGGCAATGGGCTGGGTTGTCGAATCGAAAATGACCCAGGACAGGGGTGTGGTGGCAACACTGCTCATAAAAGAAGGTACTCTCAAGAAGGGCGATGTTATTCTGGCAGGTATTGGCTACGGCCGTCTGCGGACAATGCGGGACAGCAGTGGAAAAGTGATCAAAAAAGCCGGACCATCGATTCCGGTAGAGGTTACAGGTCTCAGTGATGTGCCCAGTGCCGGCGATAAATTCTATTGCCTCAATGACCAGTCACGGGCAAAAGACGCTGCCGAACAGCTCAAACAGTTAGAGCGTGAGAAAACCCTAAGCCGCAGGACTAACATTACGCTGGATAATCTCTTCAGCCAGATCGAGGCAGGTAATGTCAAAGAGCTTAACCTTATCATCCGTGCAGATGTGCAGGGCTCTGTTGATGTTTTGATCAAATATCTAAGTGAGCTCAACACAGATGAAGTAAAGATAAAAATCATTCATGCCGGCGTTGGAGGCGTAACCGAGGGCGATGTCGTGCTTGCGGAGGCCTCCGGAGCAATCATTATCGGCTTCAATGTGGTTCCAGAGAACCAGGTGAAGAATATCGCCGAAGAACGCGGAGTGGATATAAGGCTTTACAATGTTATTTACAGAATAACAGAAGAGCTCAAAGACGCTATGGCCGGTATGCTTGAGCCGGATGAAAAAGAAAACATTCTCGGCAGGCTTACCGTTAGAGATACCTTCCGTGTTCCAAATGCCGGTACCATTGCCGGATGTTATGTGAATGAGGGGCTTGTAAGGCGAAATTCTCAGATTCGTCTGATACGAAACAATGTCGTAGTTAAGGACAACTGTAAAATCGATTCACTCAAACACTTTAAAGATGATGTCCGCGAGGTAAAGTCCGGCTATGAGTGCGGCATAAATATCTCCGGCTTTGACGATATCAAAGTTGACGATCAGTTTGAAGCGTACGAAATCATTAAAGTTGCCAGGACTCTTTAA
- the nusA gene encoding transcription termination factor NusA — MNTQEIVRIVDNIARDKNLDRESIFLDLEAAMVSGAKKHYGDPDCDVVVNIDRNNGQITAYKDNAPIDIKELGRIPAQTVKQVMIQKIKADERDSIYTEYAERRGELITGTITRKERGSAVISLEGRAEAYLPKTEQIPGETHHTGERLRAVIADVREDTSQVKIKLSRTHRDFIRRLFEAEIPEIAEGIVEIRALSREAGYRTKIAVGSNDDRVDPVGACVGVRGSRIKNIVDELSGEKIDIVPWSDSSQDLITNAIKPAECTEIALCFELGRATAVVPESQLSLAIGKHGQNVRLAARLTGWDIDILTPDEYNQEVEELTEIYKEFSTGDEHLIDKFLALGLLTVHDIEEVGPQPLIDELGLDQDLAQRLVDLAIETLKAEKSGSESAE, encoded by the coding sequence ATGAATACTCAGGAAATTGTCAGAATAGTTGATAACATTGCAAGAGATAAAAATCTTGACCGCGAGTCAATTTTTTTAGACCTTGAAGCAGCGATGGTCTCCGGTGCCAAGAAGCACTATGGTGACCCTGATTGTGATGTCGTTGTTAATATCGACAGAAATAACGGCCAGATAACGGCTTACAAGGACAATGCCCCGATTGATATCAAAGAGCTCGGCCGTATCCCTGCTCAGACAGTCAAGCAGGTTATGATCCAGAAAATAAAAGCCGATGAACGGGACAGCATTTATACAGAATATGCCGAGCGCAGGGGCGAGTTGATAACCGGCACCATAACCCGCAAAGAAAGAGGCAGTGCCGTCATAAGTCTTGAGGGCAGGGCCGAGGCATATCTGCCTAAGACAGAGCAGATCCCCGGCGAGACCCACCACACAGGTGAGAGGCTCCGGGCAGTTATAGCTGATGTACGTGAAGATACAAGCCAGGTTAAAATAAAGCTCTCCAGAACTCACAGAGATTTTATACGGCGGCTCTTTGAAGCTGAAATACCCGAAATTGCCGAGGGCATTGTAGAAATACGGGCGCTTTCAAGAGAGGCCGGCTACCGTACGAAGATTGCAGTCGGCTCTAACGATGACCGTGTAGATCCTGTCGGGGCGTGTGTCGGCGTAAGAGGCAGCAGGATCAAAAATATAGTTGATGAGCTCAGCGGCGAGAAAATAGATATCGTTCCCTGGAGTGATTCATCACAGGATCTGATAACCAATGCCATCAAGCCGGCAGAATGCACGGAAATTGCACTTTGTTTCGAGCTGGGCAGGGCGACCGCTGTTGTGCCCGAGAGCCAGCTAAGCCTGGCAATCGGCAAGCATGGACAAAATGTGCGTCTCGCGGCACGTCTGACAGGATGGGATATCGATATTTTGACTCCCGATGAGTATAATCAGGAAGTTGAGGAACTGACTGAAATATATAAAGAGTTTTCAACAGGTGATGAACATTTGATCGATAAGTTCCTTGCTTTAGGCCTGCTTACGGTGCATGACATAGAAGAAGTCGGCCCGCAGCCGCTTATCGATGAGCTTGGTCTTGATCAAGACCTCGCGCAGCGTCTGGTCGATCTGGCAATAGAGACATTAAAGGCTGAAAAGTCAGGGTCTGAATCCGCTGAGTAA
- the ispH gene encoding 4-hydroxy-3-methylbut-2-enyl diphosphate reductase: MNVLVAEKCGFCQGVRRAIQIANKTLEANGTVYSLGPIIHNTDVVKSLEDKGLTTISDIDNLQNGTVLTRSHGATPDQLERIVDNGLDLVDGTCSFVKHVQLVAKSLEKEGYSVVIIGDAGHPEVQALAGSVKQSTVVRDESELDKLPNRMKLGIISQTTQSKEHFAEMTALIMKRGFKEIKVVNTLCKEASKRQEAAVELAGRVEVMFVLGGRHSANTKKLADLCKIKNKNTFHLQNWSEIDKRIVSGFQTAGVTAGASTPDWVINEFVENLKKL; the protein is encoded by the coding sequence ATGAACGTATTAGTAGCAGAAAAATGCGGCTTTTGCCAGGGTGTCCGCCGGGCAATACAGATAGCCAATAAAACACTCGAAGCAAACGGCACGGTTTACAGCCTGGGCCCGATAATACATAACACAGACGTTGTCAAGTCACTTGAGGACAAAGGCTTAACTACTATTTCCGACATTGACAACCTCCAAAACGGCACCGTCCTGACACGCTCTCACGGCGCCACCCCCGATCAGCTCGAAAGAATCGTTGATAACGGGCTTGACCTTGTTGACGGCACATGTTCGTTTGTTAAGCACGTCCAGTTAGTTGCCAAATCGCTGGAAAAAGAAGGCTACAGCGTGGTAATTATCGGCGATGCGGGACATCCCGAGGTGCAGGCACTGGCAGGTTCTGTAAAACAGTCAACTGTCGTACGAGATGAAAGCGAGCTTGATAAACTGCCCAACCGCATGAAGTTAGGCATCATAAGCCAGACAACGCAGTCTAAAGAGCACTTTGCGGAAATGACTGCCCTGATAATGAAACGGGGGTTTAAGGAGATAAAAGTAGTAAACACTTTATGCAAAGAGGCTTCCAAACGCCAGGAAGCGGCGGTCGAGCTTGCCGGAAGGGTGGAGGTAATGTTTGTTCTTGGCGGCAGGCACAGCGCTAATACAAAAAAACTCGCTGATTTGTGTAAAATAAAAAATAAAAACACATTTCATTTGCAAAACTGGTCAGAAATTGATAAAAGAATAGTTTCGGGTTTTCAGACTGCCGGCGTAACGGCGGGTGCGTCAACTCCCGACTGGGTGATCAACGAGTTTGTTGAGAATCTCAAAAAATTATGA
- a CDS encoding 30S ribosomal protein S1, which produces MVDFNIYSRLGISEEEINNELNQLFTKEHEELLGEAIVDQIQTLVPGNILSGRIVEQIGNDVILEIGLKSEGYVDASEFDDPEEIVPGNEIEVYLEDVDADGGLIALSKRKADRIRGWEKLITTNKEGDIITGRVTRRIKGGLLVDIGVPVFLPASQVDIRKPGDISRFIGEDIECKILKIDEENRNIVVSRRKIIEEERQSAKEKLLSEIEVGQLRKGIVKNIADFGVFVDLGGLDGLLHISDLSWGRISHPSEVVKLDEEIEAVVIGVDRESEKISLGLKQKQESPWESVEDRYPVNSKVKGTVVNIMNYGIFLRLEDGVEGLVHVSEMSWTKRIIHPEDMFQQGEEVEAVVLDVNKDKQEISLGTKQLEVNPWSIASQKYPPGTVVNATVTGLTNYGAFASIEPGIDGLIHVSDLSWTKKYNHPNEAMSKGQEIQCVVLDVEEEKQRISLGIKQLTEDPWIRAIPDTYMPGQVVKGKVTKITNFGVFVELEPDLEGLLHISELADEKVDKPQDVVEVGQELEVKILRVDTDSRKIGLSLRRVQWAAEDAKTEPQAPSDDAQQTSSGGQSRRGGLDGGLDIGTDFISAPKDNQ; this is translated from the coding sequence ATGGTTGATTTTAATATTTATTCACGTCTTGGAATCTCCGAAGAGGAGATCAACAACGAGTTGAACCAACTCTTCACAAAAGAGCACGAAGAATTACTCGGCGAAGCTATCGTTGACCAGATTCAGACACTTGTACCCGGCAACATCCTTTCCGGGCGAATTGTTGAGCAGATCGGCAACGATGTTATTCTTGAGATTGGTCTCAAGAGCGAAGGCTATGTTGATGCTTCAGAGTTTGATGACCCTGAAGAAATCGTCCCGGGTAACGAAATAGAGGTTTATCTAGAGGATGTTGACGCCGACGGCGGTCTTATCGCGCTGAGCAAACGCAAAGCCGACCGGATACGCGGCTGGGAAAAACTCATCACGACAAACAAAGAAGGCGATATCATTACAGGCCGCGTAACACGCAGAATCAAAGGCGGTCTGCTGGTAGATATCGGAGTTCCGGTATTCCTGCCCGCATCGCAGGTTGACATTCGCAAACCCGGTGATATCAGCCGGTTCATCGGTGAGGATATTGAATGTAAAATCCTCAAGATCGACGAAGAAAACAGAAACATCGTTGTATCACGCCGTAAGATTATCGAGGAAGAGCGCCAAAGCGCCAAAGAAAAGCTGCTCAGCGAAATCGAAGTTGGACAGCTGCGTAAAGGAATCGTCAAGAATATCGCCGATTTCGGTGTATTCGTTGACCTCGGCGGCCTTGACGGTCTGCTTCACATCTCTGACCTCAGCTGGGGACGTATTTCGCACCCATCAGAAGTTGTCAAACTCGACGAAGAGATCGAAGCTGTCGTTATCGGCGTAGATCGCGAATCAGAGAAGATATCTCTGGGTCTCAAGCAGAAACAGGAAAGCCCGTGGGAAAGCGTGGAAGATCGCTACCCTGTAAACTCCAAGGTAAAGGGCACCGTTGTAAATATCATGAACTACGGTATCTTCCTGCGTCTTGAAGACGGCGTTGAGGGTCTTGTCCATGTCAGCGAGATGAGCTGGACAAAACGCATCATTCACCCCGAAGACATGTTCCAGCAGGGTGAAGAGGTAGAAGCGGTTGTACTTGATGTCAACAAAGACAAACAGGAAATATCCTTGGGCACAAAACAGCTCGAGGTCAATCCCTGGTCTATTGCTTCTCAGAAATACCCTCCGGGAACAGTTGTCAATGCAACAGTTACCGGCCTGACCAATTACGGTGCGTTCGCTTCTATAGAGCCCGGTATCGACGGTTTGATACATGTTTCAGACCTGAGCTGGACAAAGAAGTACAACCACCCCAACGAAGCTATGAGCAAAGGACAGGAAATCCAGTGCGTTGTGCTTGATGTTGAAGAAGAGAAACAGCGTATCTCGCTCGGCATCAAACAGCTCACGGAAGACCCCTGGATCAGGGCGATACCCGATACTTACATGCCTGGACAGGTCGTCAAGGGCAAGGTTACAAAAATCACCAACTTTGGTGTATTTGTTGAGCTTGAGCCGGATCTCGAAGGCCTGCTGCATATCTCTGAGCTTGCCGACGAAAAAGTCGATAAACCACAGGATGTTGTCGAAGTCGGTCAGGAACTCGAGGTCAAGATACTGCGTGTTGACACTGATTCACGCAAAATCGGCCTGAGCCTTCGCCGTGTACAATGGGCGGCAGAAGACGCAAAGACCGAACCTCAAGCCCCATCAGATGATGCGCAGCAGACATCGTCAGGCGGACAGAGCCGCCGCGGCGGTCTTGATGGCGGGCTGGATATCGGAACCGATTTTATTTCAGCACCAAAAGATAATCAGTAA